A section of the Marinoscillum sp. 108 genome encodes:
- a CDS encoding SIR2 family protein has protein sequence MIDWTSNNILKINNDIDCFNTDAIDEPKVDDLRNKIEPWLTAIFQSEHFSLLIGAGLPIGLTYLADVTAQGMGRIEFTTHKDKIKAWADKSAKEFGRGIPNIEDDFRSAIELLQGLKIQGTQDAITLEKEINEQLDKFIRNIIKTEREFYKSNKYQSALNTLKSFLISFSSRTATRERTNIFTTNYDRFIELALDNAGILTIDRFVGKIKPIFRTTKLELDYHYNPPGIRGEPRYVEGVIKYTKLHGSIDWKFDVNSIIKLPLEFGVDETTNQIPISPKDFSVIYPNSSKGIDTAYFPYSELFRDFSSGVCRPNSVVVTYGYGFGDTHINRVIEDMLTLPSTHLVIISFDTASGRIMKFYEKLNPAQVTLIIGSHLGSLQTLVENYLPKAAIDRIQERLVKTLEKRGVAEQFKKDEGTQTSKPEGDE, from the coding sequence ATGATTGACTGGACTAGTAACAATATTTTAAAAATCAATAATGACATTGATTGCTTCAATACCGATGCTATTGATGAACCCAAGGTTGATGATCTAAGAAACAAAATTGAACCTTGGTTAACTGCCATTTTTCAAAGCGAACATTTCTCTCTGCTAATTGGTGCTGGGCTTCCTATTGGATTGACTTATTTGGCAGATGTTACAGCACAAGGAATGGGCAGAATTGAGTTCACCACCCACAAGGATAAAATAAAAGCTTGGGCCGATAAAAGTGCTAAGGAGTTCGGCAGAGGTATTCCGAATATTGAAGATGATTTTCGAAGTGCAATAGAACTCTTACAAGGGTTGAAAATTCAAGGCACTCAAGATGCTATTACCCTCGAAAAGGAAATCAATGAACAATTGGATAAATTCATTAGAAACATCATCAAGACCGAAAGGGAATTTTATAAAAGCAACAAATATCAGTCAGCATTAAATACACTTAAATCTTTCTTAATAAGCTTTTCAAGCAGAACAGCAACAAGAGAGAGAACGAATATTTTCACAACAAACTATGACCGATTTATTGAACTGGCTTTAGATAATGCCGGCATTTTGACAATTGACCGATTTGTTGGAAAAATTAAACCGATTTTCAGAACAACTAAACTAGAGCTAGATTACCACTATAATCCTCCAGGAATACGTGGAGAACCTAGATATGTAGAGGGTGTTATTAAATACACAAAATTACATGGATCCATTGATTGGAAATTCGATGTGAATTCAATTATCAAATTACCACTTGAATTTGGTGTTGATGAAACCACAAATCAAATCCCTATTTCACCTAAAGACTTTTCCGTTATTTACCCCAATTCTTCGAAAGGAATAGATACAGCATATTTTCCCTACTCTGAATTGTTTCGTGACTTTTCATCTGGCGTATGCAGACCAAATTCTGTAGTTGTAACTTATGGATATGGGTTTGGAGACACACATATTAATAGGGTGATTGAAGATATGTTGACACTTCCTTCAACTCACTTAGTCATTATCTCATTTGACACGGCATCTGGTCGCATTATGAAATTCTATGAAAAGTTAAACCCGGCACAAGTAACCTTGATAATTGGGAGTCATCTAGGTAGTTTACAAACATTGGTAGAAAATTATTTACCAAAAGCTGCTATTGATAGAATACAAGAACGGCTGGTAAAAACATTGGAGAAACGAGGCGTTGCAGAACAATTCAAAAAGGATGAAGGAACTCAAACTTCAAAACCAGAAGGCGATGAGTAA